Proteins from a single region of Aythya fuligula isolate bAytFul2 chromosome 3, bAytFul2.pri, whole genome shotgun sequence:
- the LOC116487635 gene encoding LOW QUALITY PROTEIN: heme-binding protein 1-like (The sequence of the model RefSeq protein was modified relative to this genomic sequence to represent the inferred CDS: deleted 1 base in 1 codon), with the protein MARIRLEDLDGLGEEEEEEEDEGGGGEDEEEEDEEERGRLFAHWEVVASTHRVSLPPDMAGPIVQMNRHSQVREPVPHVALSRHGKCEEAAYEERHYPAGKWACVTKGEPLYEQSISLSFMKLMRYICKENSVGRYLGMTVPVLNEIHLNEEGTELEREVLTAYYLPGQFQQNPPVPMDPEIHITERAPLRVITRVFYGITTEETILREIGLFWELLGSTDAVLRETYIVATYQNPSVPQRRNEIWFIRRAE; encoded by the exons atggCGCGGATCAGGCTGGAGGACCTGGACGGGctgggcgaggaggaggaggaggaggaggatgaaggcggggggggg gaggacgaggaggaggaggacgaggaggagcggggccggctGTTTGCGCACTGGGAGGTCGTGGCCAGCACGCACCGGGTGAGCCTGCCCCCAG ACATGGCCGGCCCCATCGTCCAGATGAACCGGCACAGCCAGGTGCGGGAGCCCGTGCCCCACGTCGCCCTGTCGCGACATGGCAAG TGTGAGGAGGCGGCCTACGAGGAGCGGCACTACCCGGCCGGGAAGTGGGCCTGCGTCACCAAGGGGGAGCCCCTCTATGAGCAGAGCATCTCCCTGAGCTTCATGAAGCTCATGCGCTACATCTGCAAGGAGAACTCTGTAG GGCGCTACCTGGGCATGACGGTCCCGGTGCTCAACGAAATCCACCTGAACGAGGAGGGGACGGAGCTGGAGCGCGAGGTCCTGACCGCCTATTACCTCCCGGGGCAGTTCCAGCAAAACCCTCCCGTCCCCATGGACCCCGAGATCCACATCACCGAGAGGGCGCCGCTCCGGGTGATAACCAG GGTTTTCTACGGGATAACCACCGAGGAGACGATTCTGCGGGAGATCGGGCTCTTCTGGGAGCTCCTGGGCTCCACGGACGCCGTGCTCCGGGAAACCTACATCGTGGCCACCTACCAGAACCCCAGCGTCCCTCAGCGCCGCAACGAGATCTGGTTCATCCGACGGGCGGAGTGA